The genomic window TCAGCCGGATGGGGGAGTGAGGGCGTCAGTCCGGGACCGTCACCGCCCGCCGGGGCAGCCCCATGCCTGGAACGGGTGGGGGCAGGCAGACCCGGTTGCGGCCTTCGCGCTTGGCGAGGTACAGCGCGCGGTCGGCGGCGAGCAGAACCTGCTCGGTCCCGGGGCCATGCTGAGCTGAGGTGGCCACCCCGAAGGACGCTGTGATCCGCAGGCGGTGTTCCCCGTGCAGGATGTCGAGCCGCTCGATCTCGTGCCGGAGGGACTCGGCCACCGCCTGGGCCTCGGCCGCCGGGGGGCCGGTCAGCACTAGGACGAACTCCTCGCCTCCGTAGCGGCACAGCGTGTGCTCTTCCTGAAAGTGACCCTGCAGCAGGGCGGACACCGCCTGAAGCGCCCGGTCCCCGCCGCCATGCCCGTGGGTGTCATTGGTGAGCTTGAAGTGGTCAATGTCGAAGATCAGGACGCTGTATGCCGTCCCGACGCTGGCTTCCAGCAGGGCCAGTTGTTTCTGGAGATACCGGCGGTTGTGCAGCCCGGTCAGCGGATCGCGCAGACTCTGCTCCCGCAACTGAACCTGCAGGCGCTCGATTTCCAGAAAGCGCTGCTGCAGTTCCTCGTGGGCAGCCTGCACCTGCGCCTCGGCCCGCTGCTGCTCGGTGATGTCGCGCCACACCACCATGTGGCCCTGCACCACCCGCTGGCTGTCCCTCAGGCTCGAGACCCGCACCTCCAGGTGGCGGCCATCGGGCAGAGCCAGGCGGACGTTCTGATCCCCCAGGTCACGCAGGTCGTGCAGCGCCGCGTCCCAGTGGGCGAATACCTCGGTGGCCGGCAGGCCCAGCGGAGACTGGATGCCCGCCCCGACCATCTGGCGGGCCGCGTGGTTGAGGTCCAGCACGCGCCGCCGCCGGTCCAACACAACCACGCCGTCGGGCAGCTGCTCGATCAGCAGGTGCCGCGCCACCGGTACCAGATCGAACAGGCGCAGCCCCAGCACGGCGTACATGAAGACCGCACCGGTCATCAGAAACGACATGGGCGTGATGTCCAGCCCAGGAAACACCGGTCCCCAGACCACCCCGACGAAGCTTCCGGCCCACGGCACCGCCAGTCCCAGCAACAGCCAGCTCACCTGCCGGCGGTACAGTCCCACCGACTCCTGCCGGGCCCGGATCAGGCGAAGGACGCTGAGGAGAATCAGCACATACCCGTGTACCACTGCCACCGTGAACCACGGGCCACCGTGCAGCAGGGTATGGGCCGAGAGGTCAGCCAGCGGCCCGAACAGCAGTTTCCACGGATCATTCGTGAGCATCAGGAGAACCGTGATCACGCTGACCGCCAGCACAGCCGTCCATTCCGGCCACCTCACCGTGCGGCCCGGTTCCGTGAGCAGGCGGGTCAGCAGCCACACGCATACCGGGCTGGAGATCGCCCCCGCAAAGCTGGCCAGCAGCCACACCTGCGGCCACAACGGTCCTGAACTGGCCCAGTGCGCGGCATAGGTCAGCGTCCAGACCGCCACCATCACGAGGTACGCGAACAGGCCCAGGGCTCCCGGAACCTCACGGCGCCGCCACGCCACGGCAGCGGTCATGACGGCCAGCGCGCCGGCGCAGCTCAGCCACAGGGTGTATGTCTGTGCCAGCATGGACATTGTCCCTGACAGCCTAACCCGGAAGCCATGAACGGCTTCTGTCATGTGTGGTAACCCCAGTGGGGGCAGGGCAGGCCACGGCGCAGCAGACGAAGGATGGGGAGGCCCGCTGCCCGGTCACGCCCGAATGGAGTATGGGTCTTGACAGAGAGCGTTGCGGGTGATAGATTCAAGCTTCTGATCCAAGCGATCATGCAGTGCAGTTCACGATGTACATACGCACTTGAGGGCGGCGTCCACCTCCCGGAACTAAAAAACGGACGCGCGAGCAGAGGCGCGGGAAAAGCCCGCAGACTTTGATTCCCACAGAGGGCCCGAGCGGCTCTCTTTTTTGTTGTCGGCCTTGCTGGCTGACCGGCCAGAAACGGTGGCCGGTCATATGAAGGGGCCCCCGAATCAACAGAATCGGGGGCCCCTTCATATGGCGCTGTGAATGGAGGCGGCTCCGTGCCGGATCACTGCACGGCCAGCAACGTTACCGGACTTTCTGCAGGAAAGCCTGGGCGTTCAGCAGACCGTTGCCCAGGACGTCGCCGTCGCTCTTGCCCTGGGTCAGCGCGCTGTTGGCCGCGTTGATGTTGGTGGCGGTCGCACCCAGCTGAAGGGCAAGTTGACCCACGTAGCTCTGCTTGTACGGCTCGCCGAGCGCCAGGGCCAGGGCGCCGCTCAGGACCGGGGTGGCAAACGAGGTGCCGCTTACCAGGGCGTAGTCGCCGCCAGGAATGGCCGAGGCGAGGGCGACTCCCGGCGCCGTGAGCTCCAGGGCATTGCCGTAGTTGGACCAGCTGGCCAGGGTCGCGTCGCTGTTCACGGCCCCGGCATTGATGGCGTACTGGCCGAGCGTGTTTTTCTTGGTGCTGTTGCGGGCCGGGAAGGCGACCTTGTCGTCTCCTGCATTGCCCGCTGCGAGCGTCACATACACCCCGCGGTCGGCGGCGCGCGCAATCGCCTTGGTCAGATCGTTGTCCTTGTCGGAGGTGGCCGAGACGTTGATGATCTGGGCACCGTGCTCGACGGCCCAGTCAATGCCGGCGGCCAGGCTGGCCACGGTTCCTTCTCCGTCGGCATTCAGCGCGCGCACCGGCATGATCCTGGCTTCCGGAGCCACCTGCACGATCAGGCCGGCCACGGCCGTACCGTGTCCGTACAGGCCGCTGGTGGCGGTGGGTTCATCGCTGGGGTTGGTGTCCTGGGACAGAGCGTCGTACCACGTGGCCGGATCGGTCAGGTGACCGGTCAGTGCGGGATGGTTCAGGTCTACGCCCGTATCCACCACGGCCACGACAACGTTCCGGCCCAGGTTGGGGGCCAGGGCCTGGGCTTCGGTCAGGCGGATGAGGTTCCACGCGGCCGCGTTCTCGCTGAACGTATTCGGGGTGCCGCCGGGCGCGGTGCTGGTATTCAGACCAGTGGCCCACGCGCCGATCCGG from Deinococcus aerophilus includes these protein-coding regions:
- a CDS encoding histidine kinase N-terminal 7TM domain-containing diguanylate cyclase; protein product: MLAQTYTLWLSCAGALAVMTAAVAWRRREVPGALGLFAYLVMVAVWTLTYAAHWASSGPLWPQVWLLASFAGAISSPVCVWLLTRLLTEPGRTVRWPEWTAVLAVSVITVLLMLTNDPWKLLFGPLADLSAHTLLHGGPWFTVAVVHGYVLILLSVLRLIRARQESVGLYRRQVSWLLLGLAVPWAGSFVGVVWGPVFPGLDITPMSFLMTGAVFMYAVLGLRLFDLVPVARHLLIEQLPDGVVVLDRRRRVLDLNHAARQMVGAGIQSPLGLPATEVFAHWDAALHDLRDLGDQNVRLALPDGRHLEVRVSSLRDSQRVVQGHMVVWRDITEQQRAEAQVQAAHEELQQRFLEIERLQVQLREQSLRDPLTGLHNRRYLQKQLALLEASVGTAYSVLIFDIDHFKLTNDTHGHGGGDRALQAVSALLQGHFQEEHTLCRYGGEEFVLVLTGPPAAEAQAVAESLRHEIERLDILHGEHRLRITASFGVATSAQHGPGTEQVLLAADRALYLAKREGRNRVCLPPPVPGMGLPRRAVTVPD
- a CDS encoding S8 family serine peptidase, yielding MTAALLASCGTAPLSAPEAQGSGASLQALGNDSSMKLAEASGRIGAWADGRIGAWATGRIGAWATGLNTSTAPGGTPNTFSENAAAWNLIRLTEAQALAPNLGRNVVVAVVDTGVDLNHPALTGHLTDPATWYDALSQDTNPSDEPTATSGLYGHGTAVAGLIVQVAPEARIMPVRALNADGEGTVASLAAGIDWAVEHGAQIINVSATSDKDNDLTKAIARAADRGVYVTLAAGNAGDDKVAFPARNSTKKNTLGQYAINAGAVNSDATLASWSNYGNALELTAPGVALASAIPGGDYALVSGTSFATPVLSGALALALGEPYKQSYVGQLALQLGATATNINAANSALTQGKSDGDVLGNGLLNAQAFLQKVR